Proteins from a single region of Psychrobacter cryohalolentis K5:
- a CDS encoding DODA-type extradiol aromatic ring-opening family dioxygenase has protein sequence MNNESISATQPVLFIPHGAGPCFFMEWQPTDTWDQMAEFLKGISSRLPQRPKAVLIISAHWQAPEFSITTSMQPDLIYDYYGFPEHTYQLTYPAVGAPVLAERIGNMLTDAGLNNTQDAIRGFDHGVFIPLKLMFPNADIPVVQLSLRHDLDPEAHLMAGKAIAALRNEGVLIVGSGMSFHNMRGYGDKKFTAPSVVFDNWLTKTVAADEDARFAALSDWSKAPHAIESHLLGSEEHLIPLMVIAGAAGTDQGQKVYSQQVMKTQISAFQFG, from the coding sequence ATTATTTATACCTCACGGTGCAGGTCCTTGTTTTTTTATGGAGTGGCAGCCAACTGATACTTGGGATCAAATGGCCGAATTTTTAAAAGGTATCTCAAGTCGCTTGCCACAGCGCCCAAAAGCTGTTTTGATCATCAGCGCACATTGGCAAGCACCCGAGTTTAGTATCACCACTAGTATGCAACCTGATCTAATTTATGATTATTATGGGTTCCCTGAGCATACTTATCAGCTGACTTATCCAGCAGTGGGCGCGCCAGTATTGGCTGAACGGATAGGTAATATGCTCACTGATGCAGGTTTAAACAATACACAAGATGCTATAAGAGGCTTTGATCATGGAGTATTCATCCCGTTAAAACTCATGTTCCCTAATGCGGATATTCCAGTAGTGCAGTTATCGCTACGTCATGATCTCGATCCTGAAGCCCATTTAATGGCAGGTAAAGCAATTGCGGCATTACGTAATGAAGGGGTGTTGATTGTGGGCAGCGGTATGAGTTTTCATAATATGCGCGGTTATGGCGATAAAAAATTCACGGCTCCATCAGTGGTATTTGATAATTGGTTAACTAAGACGGTTGCAGCCGATGAAGATGCGCGATTTGCAGCCCTTAGTGATTGGTCTAAAGCGCCCCATGCTATCGAGTCTCATCTATTAGGAAGCGAAGAGCATTTGATCCCGCTGATGGTTATCGCGGGCGCAGCAGGAACAGATCAAGGGCAAAAGGTCTATTCTCAGCAAGTAATGAAGACTCAGATATCAGCCTTTCAGTTTGGCTAA
- a CDS encoding type III PLP-dependent enzyme, translating into MMTNATTTHLIETSDKHSLPQKIIDCIHNYGAQPSPLCAYIYDLEALEERITTMKRCLPDNTQLFYAIKANAEPKILSTLAEHVDGFEAASAGELNWLQTHQPNHPIIFGGPGKLTSDLQQAIHQQIDTIHVESLVELTRIQILSQALQLPVRIFLRMNIDIGDIGSSKLVMGGKPTPFGLDETHLKQALAIIDSSPFIEFCGFHFHLMSHQLSVERHLLLMQRYMEMVKKWQHDYPSLPSNLTINVGGGIGIHYDQQPQHFEWEVFCQQLASILTANLQFTVRFEIGRFITAPCGYYVMEVLDIKKNLGETFVIGHGGTHHFRTPAAQQHNHPFFIVPRRMSHAMENKLQANLIEQAAITGTKATLVGQLCTPKDILAKDQWIDALHIGDYLVFTLAGAYAWNISHQNFLMHQPPKMIFL; encoded by the coding sequence ATGATGACAAACGCGACAACAACACACTTAATCGAAACCTCAGATAAGCATTCGCTTCCTCAAAAAATAATTGACTGTATCCATAATTATGGTGCGCAGCCGTCACCGCTCTGTGCTTACATTTATGATTTAGAAGCTCTAGAAGAGCGTATAACAACTATGAAGCGCTGCCTGCCTGATAACACGCAACTGTTTTATGCCATAAAGGCCAATGCTGAGCCTAAGATACTATCAACCTTGGCAGAGCATGTAGATGGGTTTGAGGCCGCTTCTGCAGGCGAGCTAAATTGGCTACAAACCCACCAGCCAAACCATCCTATTATTTTTGGTGGACCGGGCAAGCTGACCTCAGACTTACAGCAAGCCATACACCAGCAAATCGATACCATTCATGTGGAGAGTCTGGTCGAGCTGACTCGAATCCAGATCTTAAGCCAAGCCTTGCAGCTTCCCGTCCGTATATTTTTGCGGATGAATATTGATATTGGTGATATCGGCAGCAGTAAGCTGGTCATGGGCGGCAAGCCTACCCCCTTTGGGCTAGATGAAACCCATCTCAAGCAAGCGCTAGCTATCATCGACTCAAGCCCATTTATTGAATTTTGTGGGTTTCATTTTCACTTGATGTCGCATCAATTATCCGTCGAGCGCCATCTGCTATTAATGCAGCGCTATATGGAGATGGTCAAGAAGTGGCAGCACGATTATCCGTCGTTGCCCTCAAACCTGACCATCAATGTGGGTGGCGGCATTGGTATTCACTATGATCAGCAGCCGCAGCATTTTGAGTGGGAAGTATTCTGTCAACAGCTTGCCAGCATTTTAACGGCAAATCTGCAGTTTACGGTCAGGTTTGAGATTGGACGTTTTATCACTGCGCCCTGTGGTTATTACGTCATGGAGGTACTGGATATCAAAAAAAATCTTGGCGAGACCTTTGTGATTGGTCATGGCGGCACGCATCACTTTAGAACGCCCGCCGCGCAGCAGCACAATCATCCTTTTTTCATCGTGCCGCGCCGCATGAGCCACGCAATGGAAAATAAGTTGCAAGCAAATCTGATAGAGCAAGCCGCTATCACTGGCACTAAGGCAACCCTTGTCGGTCAGCTTTGTACTCCCAAAGACATACTGGCAAAAGATCAATGGATTGACGCGCTACATATCGGCGATTACCTAGTTTTTACCTTAGCAGGCGCTTATGCTTGGAATATCTCTCACCAAAACTTCTTAATGCATCAGCCACCGAAAATGATTTTTTTATAA
- a CDS encoding IucA/IucC family protein, with translation MKPNYSLSNNTMPNFLPPSKTVENTPVPSLLSQYHQYKSEQHALTNIINCYLREFAIPNQDLSIDESDDDLPLCLRDNRACLSTRLLTIRFPVANEIASAKIVLPVAYFSHLGKCQPSGAPWLKARGQSWACLNIHQLVDYLHSYIATRYQIDINQELKYQIDNSISVTTAFLQALNNHATNYHHDLQQDKSTVNGYIDSEQALLWGHAYHPSPKSRQGVDMTSLLAHSPETQSQFALFWFKVDSSLVSYIGKDTQTVLRNIARTLLAGAGDLLESINSDTDTLHPDSDTDWVYYPCHPWEADGILANPIIKRAVTSGYMIPLGLIGKAVSSTSSVRTLYHHQLSHFIKCSIHVRLTNCIRKNAWYELHSAVYLNAILEKIDHSKRLTAPAFKLMLEPGAATLDMSAKFPDDDSSSTQFITESFGMLFRESFTTDEIKYLKPQVAAALFTEDRFRDSVIERQLQKHCVHTGQRDNERSSYDTLTCLWFSRYANILIDGTFDYFFNHGVVFEPHLQNTVIGFHQGLPTCVWIRDLEGTKLVDSLWLLTDATDLSERCKQSIRYSKAAGWSRIAYCVFVNNLSEAIFYLCRGAQSAEILEARLWQHVKEILMNWQLVYGTQPEIQDLLDGGSLPSKTNYKTRLLTLADKHSAYVMLPCPWQSSMLNANKDNKSNIKTHKLSELKVA, from the coding sequence ATGAAACCAAACTATTCACTATCGAACAATACGATGCCAAATTTTCTACCACCCAGTAAAACAGTTGAAAATACCCCAGTGCCAAGCCTGCTTTCGCAGTACCATCAGTATAAGTCTGAGCAGCATGCACTGACAAATATCATCAATTGTTATCTTCGTGAGTTTGCCATCCCCAATCAAGACCTAAGCATTGATGAGTCTGATGACGATTTACCACTGTGTCTACGTGATAACCGCGCCTGCCTAAGCACGCGCCTATTAACGATTCGATTTCCTGTCGCTAATGAGATCGCTTCTGCAAAAATCGTATTGCCAGTGGCGTATTTTAGTCACTTAGGCAAGTGCCAGCCAAGCGGAGCGCCTTGGCTAAAAGCTCGCGGTCAATCATGGGCGTGCCTCAACATTCATCAATTGGTCGATTATCTGCACAGTTATATTGCTACGCGTTATCAAATCGATATCAACCAAGAGCTAAAATACCAGATTGATAATAGCATCAGCGTGACAACCGCTTTTTTGCAGGCCCTTAACAACCATGCTACTAACTACCATCACGATTTACAGCAAGATAAATCTACCGTTAATGGCTATATAGATAGCGAGCAAGCATTGCTGTGGGGTCATGCGTATCATCCGTCACCGAAAAGCCGGCAAGGGGTCGATATGACGTCTTTATTGGCGCACTCGCCCGAAACCCAAAGCCAGTTTGCTCTGTTTTGGTTTAAGGTTGATTCCTCCCTCGTCAGCTATATTGGCAAAGACACCCAAACCGTACTGCGCAATATCGCTCGCACGTTACTTGCTGGCGCTGGCGACTTACTAGAGTCTATTAATTCAGATACTGATACTTTACATCCTGATAGCGACACCGATTGGGTTTACTACCCTTGTCATCCGTGGGAAGCCGATGGCATCTTGGCAAATCCGATCATCAAGCGAGCAGTCACATCAGGATATATGATACCGCTTGGTCTGATAGGTAAGGCGGTATCCTCAACCTCATCAGTGCGCACCTTATATCATCACCAGCTATCACATTTTATCAAATGCTCTATCCATGTTCGTCTGACCAATTGCATTCGCAAAAACGCTTGGTATGAGCTCCACAGTGCCGTGTATTTGAATGCTATTTTAGAAAAAATTGATCACAGCAAGCGTCTGACTGCGCCAGCTTTTAAGCTGATGTTAGAGCCGGGGGCTGCCACCCTTGATATGAGCGCCAAATTCCCCGATGACGATTCCAGCTCGACTCAGTTTATTACCGAGTCCTTTGGCATGTTATTTCGAGAGTCATTTACGACGGATGAAATTAAATATCTTAAGCCACAAGTTGCTGCGGCCTTATTTACGGAGGATAGGTTCAGAGACAGCGTCATCGAGCGCCAGCTACAAAAACATTGCGTACACACTGGTCAACGTGATAATGAGCGTTCATCTTATGACACTCTAACCTGCTTATGGTTCAGCCGTTATGCCAATATTTTAATTGACGGTACGTTTGATTACTTCTTTAACCATGGTGTTGTGTTCGAGCCGCATTTACAAAACACGGTAATTGGCTTTCATCAAGGGCTACCGACATGCGTCTGGATTCGAGATCTTGAAGGCACCAAGCTGGTTGATAGCCTATGGTTACTTACTGACGCGACTGATTTATCCGAGCGCTGTAAACAATCCATCCGCTACTCTAAAGCAGCAGGATGGTCACGTATTGCCTATTGCGTTTTTGTGAACAATCTTAGTGAAGCCATCTTTTATTTATGCCGAGGTGCGCAATCAGCGGAGATTTTAGAGGCGCGACTTTGGCAGCATGTCAAAGAGATATTGATGAACTGGCAGCTGGTATATGGTACTCAGCCTGAAATTCAGGATTTGTTAGACGGCGGTAGCTTACCTAGCAAGACCAATTATAAAACTCGATTACTCACGCTTGCTGATAAACATTCCGCCTATGTGATGCTTCCTTGCCCATGGCAGTCCTCTATGCTCAACGCCAATAAAGACAATAAATCTAATATAAAAACTCATAAATTATCTGAATTAAAGGTTGCCTAA
- a CDS encoding MFS transporter, with amino-acid sequence MSYRIMVAIVLCCHYLSAFSALGMPLFLPIMLQELNAPLQSGWVGLLFILPTLMTAIAARYWGRFADTYGRKTSLLRAELGLAVGFLICGFSQSLWQLVIGLSVQGLFGGTMAASNAYLATSITDKNALKQVLNFTQFSARLALITAPIGLGFLVHHYEVLSLYRVLAILPLLALLLSFLLKKDIIKAGNIGTTANTTELPKASTKTKTKTKTKTKTNNSNSNSNSNSNSNSNKAKSDKKKTQHSVQAITGTAFFANPYLFISVLQFFLAFCMVATFPYFLPFAKTFELSTSQIGQLYAMPHVMYLICQLLYGRISQRLPAMSLSLGFTVLASAVLLHLTDYLPLIWLARMLFGVGMFMCYQSLHAQMADTNQSKHSGKIFSRYDALAKWGGVLAGLSVTLFVPMFGLLSPFVLSAMMAVIAIITIKMYQAKQRKIV; translated from the coding sequence ATGAGCTATCGAATTATGGTGGCAATCGTCTTATGTTGTCACTACCTGTCCGCGTTTTCTGCGTTAGGTATGCCTTTGTTTTTACCAATCATGCTCCAAGAGCTAAATGCGCCATTGCAATCAGGCTGGGTTGGTTTGCTGTTTATATTACCGACTCTCATGACTGCCATCGCTGCCAGATACTGGGGACGTTTTGCCGATACATATGGTCGCAAAACATCCTTGTTGCGAGCGGAGTTGGGGTTGGCAGTGGGGTTTTTAATATGCGGATTTTCTCAGTCTTTATGGCAGCTCGTCATAGGGCTGAGCGTTCAGGGGCTTTTTGGTGGGACAATGGCTGCCTCAAACGCCTATTTAGCCACCAGTATCACTGATAAAAACGCCTTAAAACAGGTGTTAAATTTCACTCAATTCTCAGCACGACTTGCCCTGATTACGGCCCCGATTGGGCTGGGTTTTTTGGTACACCATTACGAGGTGTTAAGTTTGTATCGCGTGCTTGCCATCCTGCCGCTCTTAGCATTACTACTCAGCTTTTTGTTAAAGAAAGACATTATCAAAGCAGGCAATATCGGCACAACCGCAAATACTACCGAATTGCCAAAAGCATCTACAAAAACCAAAACCAAAACCAAAACCAAAACCAAAACCAACAACAGTAACAGTAACAGTAACAGTAACAGTAACAGTAACAGTAACAAAGCTAAAAGCGATAAAAAGAAGACTCAGCACTCAGTGCAAGCAATAACGGGCACAGCTTTTTTCGCCAATCCTTATCTGTTTATATCGGTGCTGCAGTTTTTCTTGGCCTTTTGTATGGTAGCGACTTTCCCCTATTTTTTGCCATTTGCCAAAACTTTTGAGCTGAGCACCTCTCAAATAGGACAGTTATATGCCATGCCTCATGTCATGTATCTGATCTGTCAGCTGCTCTATGGACGTATCAGCCAACGCCTGCCAGCAATGTCCTTAAGCCTTGGCTTTACGGTATTAGCAAGTGCGGTTTTGCTGCATTTGACGGATTATCTTCCCCTGATTTGGTTGGCTAGGATGTTATTTGGCGTTGGTATGTTTATGTGTTATCAAAGCCTGCATGCGCAAATGGCGGATACCAATCAGTCTAAGCATAGCGGCAAAATATTCTCTCGCTATGATGCGCTAGCAAAATGGGGCGGCGTGCTAGCAGGATTGTCGGTCACTTTATTTGTACCGATGTTTGGTTTGCTCTCTCCGTTTGTTCTCTCAGCAATGATGGCAGTTATCGCGATAATAACCATCAAAATGTATCAAGCAAAACAGCGCAAGATTGTGTAA
- a CDS encoding IucA/IucC family protein, translating to MMDKQYITKRFINTCIRENIYGLLSNNSIIETEFDIPDLPEVLKQQKLWLKITSSNQTNWLPIVASDYMQYWQLASPMWLQKNSDGYLIKHDYQDFVAILKQLPDACETALDSYLLELDCATEHRALARQGFESQRCHLKRNINGYPSWSERLLYADQVASYLDHPYYPTARAKLGLDASDIAAYSPEFAPTFSLYWVAISKAISTVSAKLPDVWPSFTDVGLSPDLQQTHHLFPIHPLTLPLLHQHVLKDTSLQIILAPKSALSVQPTLSVRTVVCCADPNIHIKVPLIVRTLGNKNVRLIKPSTIYDGHWFQRTLQFIEKNDAALQECYAHCDESLGGHMGDDKTFAFIVRHYDDINLTDKTPVPVAAFGSVMPDGRPFISHLIAQFYDGDSKLWLKEYIHLLCHVHLTLWIKYGIALEANQQNAVIVFYHHSRTMTLLMKDNDSARLYPPRFNASMAQVGLGDVIKSSAINDIKDIKDQRIVVEDELALAQMFLTITLQLDIVAIIEMMSAYNIINRHDAYQTLIDCIDTTLHSLSKQGYDIHLAKQVLLESQHWYIKYLLSAGSLLSKEQSGASDINKFYGKSAPNTLKLMQQHKQDS from the coding sequence ATGATGGATAAACAATATATTACTAAGCGCTTTATCAACACTTGTATCCGTGAAAATATCTATGGGTTGCTGTCAAATAATTCGATTATCGAAACAGAATTTGATATTCCTGATCTGCCAGAGGTATTAAAACAACAAAAATTGTGGCTAAAGATAACCTCGTCCAATCAAACCAACTGGTTGCCGATTGTAGCCAGTGACTATATGCAATATTGGCAACTTGCCAGCCCAATGTGGCTTCAAAAAAACTCAGACGGTTACCTCATCAAGCATGACTATCAGGATTTTGTCGCCATTCTCAAACAGTTGCCAGATGCCTGTGAGACTGCGCTCGACAGCTATCTGCTTGAGCTTGATTGTGCCACCGAACACCGAGCGTTAGCGCGCCAAGGGTTTGAGTCTCAACGCTGCCATCTTAAGCGCAATATTAATGGATACCCAAGCTGGTCTGAGCGTTTGCTATACGCCGATCAAGTCGCCTCGTATTTGGATCACCCTTACTATCCGACTGCTCGAGCCAAGCTTGGTCTGGACGCGTCTGATATCGCAGCCTATAGTCCAGAGTTTGCGCCAACCTTTAGTCTATATTGGGTTGCTATCTCTAAAGCAATAAGCACCGTCAGCGCGAAGCTACCTGATGTTTGGCCAAGCTTTACAGACGTCGGTCTCAGTCCGGACCTCCAACAGACGCACCATCTGTTTCCCATACATCCGTTAACCTTGCCGCTGCTGCACCAGCATGTTCTCAAGGATACTTCGCTGCAAATTATATTGGCACCCAAATCTGCGCTAAGCGTACAACCAACCTTATCTGTGCGCACAGTAGTGTGCTGTGCTGACCCAAATATTCATATCAAAGTACCGCTCATCGTCCGCACCTTGGGCAATAAAAACGTGCGCTTAATTAAGCCCTCAACCATTTATGATGGTCACTGGTTTCAGCGCACCTTACAGTTTATTGAAAAAAATGATGCCGCGCTGCAAGAGTGTTACGCCCATTGCGATGAAAGCCTAGGTGGTCATATGGGCGATGATAAAACTTTTGCCTTTATAGTCAGGCACTATGACGATATCAATTTAACGGACAAAACCCCTGTCCCAGTGGCAGCATTTGGCAGCGTCATGCCTGATGGTCGCCCCTTTATCAGTCACTTAATTGCACAGTTTTATGACGGTGATAGTAAGCTTTGGTTAAAAGAATACATCCATTTGTTATGCCATGTTCATTTAACTTTATGGATCAAATATGGCATTGCGCTAGAAGCCAATCAGCAAAATGCCGTCATTGTCTTTTATCACCATAGCCGCACGATGACCTTGCTCATGAAAGACAATGATTCTGCACGCCTTTATCCACCACGATTTAACGCTAGCATGGCACAAGTTGGTTTAGGCGATGTGATAAAGAGCAGTGCTATTAATGACATCAAGGATATTAAAGACCAACGTATCGTCGTTGAAGATGAGTTGGCATTAGCGCAGATGTTTTTGACCATCACGCTCCAGCTAGACATCGTTGCCATTATTGAGATGATGAGCGCCTATAACATCATCAACCGTCATGACGCCTATCAAACCTTAATAGACTGTATTGATACGACCTTACACAGCCTCTCTAAACAAGGTTACGACATCCATCTTGCCAAGCAAGTCTTATTAGAGAGCCAGCACTGGTATATCAAATACTTATTGTCTGCTGGTAGTCTGTTGTCAAAAGAGCAGTCTGGCGCGAGCGATATCAATAAGTTCTATGGCAAATCAGCACCCAACACCTTAAAACTTATGCAGCAACACAAGCAGGACTCCTAA
- a CDS encoding ATP-grasp domain-containing protein: protein MTYSTVLITHVVNDAVIEGFIPALLKSRHVPDSQLIIITDDKEAHMDALIATPLGAQISILECDVFNPLAIIDTLNNYHILPNLVFSNSDHLQAATAVVAEFFHLPSKDWRHCLVFKDKYLMRTQLHSAHLYQAGYQLLTAKDLHLENLSISFPLVAKPKQGVASMDVQLCMNKNELLSYCQSFWQSKTLPILVESYVAGRLITLETLGDGERLVAVGGFEVTLTEPPHFVELDAVWNTPLCVQYRERCLAILQDIGVGLGVCHSEFIITPTGEVHLVEINYRSIGDGREFLLHDMAHYPWFDTIVRLHQGVSIAELEAEFGQLAISTHARIHYIVAPQSGTICIAPSPFNKQMQQTTIIHQPLKKQHQTIHITHSNKDYLSRLLAYSDCANTMNDVLNDAIANLQWQFES from the coding sequence ATGACTTATTCTACGGTTCTCATCACTCATGTGGTCAACGATGCAGTTATTGAAGGTTTTATCCCCGCCTTATTGAAATCGAGGCACGTACCTGACAGTCAATTGATTATCATAACCGATGATAAAGAGGCACACATGGATGCGTTAATAGCGACGCCTTTAGGGGCGCAAATCAGCATCCTTGAATGCGATGTATTTAACCCTCTAGCGATCATTGATACCTTAAATAATTATCATATCCTGCCCAATCTCGTCTTTAGTAATAGCGACCATCTACAAGCCGCAACCGCTGTGGTCGCTGAATTTTTCCATTTGCCTAGTAAAGACTGGCGTCACTGCTTGGTCTTTAAAGACAAGTACTTAATGAGAACACAGCTGCATTCTGCTCACTTATATCAAGCCGGCTATCAGCTGCTAACCGCCAAAGATTTACACCTTGAGAATCTCAGCATCAGCTTTCCTCTGGTCGCTAAACCCAAGCAAGGCGTCGCTAGCATGGACGTTCAGCTTTGTATGAATAAAAACGAGCTGCTAAGCTATTGCCAAAGTTTTTGGCAGTCAAAAACCCTGCCTATTTTGGTTGAGTCCTATGTGGCTGGGCGCTTAATTACGTTAGAGACACTCGGAGATGGTGAGCGTTTGGTGGCGGTAGGCGGCTTTGAGGTGACATTGACCGAACCGCCACATTTTGTAGAGCTTGATGCAGTTTGGAATACGCCTTTATGTGTACAGTACCGTGAGCGTTGTTTGGCGATTCTACAAGATATCGGTGTGGGACTTGGCGTCTGTCACAGTGAGTTTATTATTACCCCAACGGGCGAGGTGCATTTGGTTGAAATCAACTATCGCAGCATCGGCGATGGTAGAGAGTTTCTATTACATGATATGGCGCACTACCCTTGGTTTGATACCATTGTTAGATTGCATCAAGGGGTCAGCATTGCTGAATTAGAGGCCGAGTTCGGACAGCTCGCCATCAGTACGCATGCACGCATTCATTACATTGTTGCACCTCAATCTGGCACCATTTGCATAGCACCTAGCCCATTTAATAAGCAAATGCAGCAGACGACCATTATCCATCAGCCCCTAAAAAAACAACATCAAACCATTCATATTACCCACTCTAATAAAGACTATCTGAGCCGACTACTGGCTTATTCCGATTGCGCGAACACTATGAATGACGTACTAAACGATGCCATAGCAAATTTGCAATGGCAGTTTGAATCCTAG
- a CDS encoding TonB-dependent receptor family protein, which translates to MVIIFKRSSLCLAMFCIYQQSSAEMTPISKKTSVEARSDTSITTSSINNKAETKVLSFTAAPIIVTAETLGDSSANQVKAFAGNRTVIDNDFIKKTVSNSIDGALQFIPGVKIDDETGTGVLPNISIRGLHASRSGQAQFLMDGIPLTLAPYGHTGQSIFPATLDNLERIDVVRGGAATQYGPNNVGGVINLITKPIAKETQTEIGTNLTVFEQNGKPLTSLYARHSRWLNDDFGVQLEANGIKGDSFRDHSDTEVTNLQAKALWYIDDNQKLEGFLQYYDADTEMPGALSPAAYEQDVGQSQRPLEAYQGKSTRWHAKYKNYLDIGDEAVLDLTTFGHHATRNFEWGFNSQANKQGVHWADPAIAADSLRTSPREFTVYGVEPKFSMKIGDSKNIKHHLISGVRYVNEDIDYKLTQTKLADGTTTMPRDWNLQTDAWAAYVSDEISFLDERLKVTPGIRYENAKMTFNDAGNNTQADNTITEWLPGLTTSYSLTKSDDKLWLIYANAQKSLRTPQIANIRGNGEEGSELAWNYEIGTRYTTDSLQANLGLYRIDFKDQLQWNSAEQSFDNVGRTLHQGLETAITYAPKTFKNLDVGLSYNYLDAMLKEGADEGNQLPYSSPHQLGWHASYKHQDYNATLSGVYYDKAYADNANTVAESKDGGIGETPAYQVWNLSLQKTLQDTKNEKLSVQFGINNLFDEQYYFRGVDTSPVGRYPAPGRSYKLGLNYQF; encoded by the coding sequence ATGGTTATTATTTTTAAACGTTCTTCGCTTTGTCTTGCTATGTTTTGCATTTATCAACAAAGTAGCGCTGAGATGACGCCCATTAGTAAGAAAACGAGTGTTGAGGCTCGCTCAGACACTTCCATTACAACTAGCTCCATTAATAATAAAGCAGAAACAAAAGTACTTTCTTTTACTGCCGCGCCAATCATTGTCACTGCAGAGACGTTAGGTGATTCTAGTGCTAATCAGGTAAAAGCATTTGCCGGTAATCGTACGGTAATTGATAACGATTTCATTAAAAAAACCGTGAGTAACTCAATTGACGGTGCATTACAGTTTATTCCAGGTGTCAAAATTGACGATGAAACGGGGACCGGTGTATTACCTAATATATCCATACGTGGTCTACATGCCAGCCGTAGTGGACAGGCGCAGTTTTTAATGGATGGCATTCCTTTAACCTTGGCACCTTATGGTCATACCGGTCAATCTATCTTTCCAGCAACCCTTGATAATCTTGAGCGCATTGATGTCGTACGCGGCGGGGCTGCGACCCAATATGGTCCAAATAATGTCGGTGGTGTGATCAACCTCATCACCAAACCTATTGCGAAAGAGACTCAAACTGAGATTGGTACCAATTTAACGGTCTTTGAACAGAACGGTAAGCCATTGACCAGTTTATATGCCCGTCACAGCCGCTGGTTAAATGATGATTTCGGAGTACAGTTAGAAGCCAATGGTATTAAGGGTGACAGCTTTAGAGATCACTCAGACACTGAAGTTACCAACCTACAAGCCAAAGCCCTTTGGTATATCGACGACAATCAGAAACTAGAAGGGTTTTTACAATACTATGATGCTGATACAGAAATGCCAGGTGCGCTCTCACCTGCTGCCTATGAGCAAGATGTTGGACAGAGTCAACGCCCACTTGAAGCTTATCAAGGTAAATCAACACGCTGGCATGCTAAGTACAAAAACTACTTGGATATCGGTGATGAAGCGGTCTTAGACCTCACTACTTTTGGTCATCATGCCACACGTAATTTTGAGTGGGGATTTAACTCACAAGCGAACAAACAAGGTGTACATTGGGCAGATCCTGCTATTGCAGCAGACAGCCTGCGTACCTCACCTCGTGAGTTTACTGTTTATGGCGTAGAGCCGAAGTTTTCTATGAAGATTGGTGATAGCAAAAATATCAAACATCACCTCATCAGTGGCGTGCGCTACGTCAATGAAGACATCGATTATAAACTGACGCAAACCAAACTTGCTGATGGTACGACGACCATGCCCCGTGATTGGAACCTACAAACGGATGCATGGGCCGCTTATGTTAGCGATGAGATAAGCTTTCTGGATGAGCGTCTAAAAGTTACCCCCGGTATTCGTTATGAAAATGCAAAAATGACGTTTAATGATGCTGGTAATAACACGCAAGCAGACAATACCATTACGGAATGGCTACCTGGGCTGACAACGTCTTATTCATTAACCAAGTCTGATGATAAGCTTTGGCTGATTTATGCCAATGCGCAGAAATCCCTAAGAACGCCGCAAATTGCCAACATTCGCGGTAACGGTGAAGAAGGCAGTGAGCTTGCGTGGAATTATGAAATAGGTACACGCTATACCACTGATAGTCTGCAAGCTAATTTGGGATTGTATCGCATAGACTTTAAAGACCAATTGCAATGGAACAGCGCAGAGCAAAGCTTTGATAATGTGGGTCGTACCCTGCATCAAGGTTTAGAAACTGCGATTACTTATGCCCCAAAAACATTCAAAAACCTAGATGTAGGTCTTAGTTACAACTATCTTGATGCCATGCTAAAAGAAGGGGCAGATGAAGGCAATCAACTGCCGTACAGCTCGCCACATCAGTTAGGCTGGCACGCCAGTTATAAGCATCAAGATTACAACGCCACTTTATCTGGCGTTTACTATGACAAAGCTTATGCTGATAATGCCAACACGGTAGCAGAAAGCAAAGACGGCGGCATTGGTGAGACACCTGCTTATCAAGTTTGGAACTTGAGCCTACAAAAAACATTGCAAGACACCAAGAACGAAAAGCTGTCTGTGCAGTTCGGTATTAACAATTTATTTGATGAGCAGTATTATTTCCGCGGTGTCGATACCAGTCCTGTTGGTCGCTATCCTGCACCCGGGCGTTCGTACAAATTAGGGCTCAACTATCAGTTTTAA